The Arachidicoccus terrestris genome includes the window CAGCCTATTATGTTTTACTGGTGGCGGGCACTATTGTTTATTACACCTATGCCTATATGGGCGAGCTGCATCTTTTTAACGCCTTTAGTAAAAAGATTGGGCTACCCAGAACGGCGGCCACCACCAATAGTTACTATAACCGAAGAACCCATTGGTACACCCGCAATTACAGAACGATAACTATTACGCAGTTTGTTTATACACTTATCGCCATAACGGCTGCGCTTTATCTGGCGATAAAGGAATTTCATGAAATATTTAGTCTTCATGCTGATGAATGGCTGATGTTGTTACTGGTACCAATGGTCGCATTCTTTTATTATGGTAATGACTACTTTCCTTTTATTAAGATCAATTTGCGCAATTCCGGATGGCTAAAACCCTTTATTATTGGCTTTGTATGGGCTGGAGCTGTCACTATTTATCCCGTGATGTTTTATAAATGGCAAATCAATCAACATTATGAGATTTCTGTAATGTCTATCTGGTTGCTGATAAAAAACTGGATGTATATTTCCGTACTGTGTATCATGTTTGATATCAAGGATTATGCAGATGATTATAATCGTCATTTGAAAACCTTTGTGGTCAGGGTCGGGTTGAGAAGGACGATTTTCAGTATTCTGTTACCTCTAATCGCTATCGGGTTGATGGCGCTCTGGGGGTTTGCGTCCAATCAACATTTTGATGGCCCCAGGACCCTGATCAATACGCTACCCTTTATCGCGCTACTATCTGTCGCTTATTCGATGCATAAAAGAAAACCAATCCTGTTTTATCTGATCGTTATTGATGGGTTGATGTTACTCAAAGGGATCTGCGGGGTCATCGGCTATTTGCTATTTCCCTAAATTGTTTATTTTTGGTCTCTAAATAGTTTTTTCATGGCAAAATCAAAGAAGCAAAAAGAGCATCCGCAAAAAGTGGGTAAGAAAGACTGGGAATTTTTAACCGGCTATATAAATAACGCCTCTCCTGTAGGGTTTGAACATAGTGGACAGAATATCTGGCTGGATTATATAAAACCCTATGTTGACACTGTCTTTACAGATCCTTATGGAACAGCAGTGGGTGTCATTAATCCAGAGCATCCATTTAAGGTCGTCATTGAAGCACATGCGGATGAGATCTCATGGTTTGTGAATTATATTACTGATCAGGGTTTTATCTATCTTAAACGAAATGGTGGAGTGGATCATCAGATTGCACCAGCCATGCGTGTCTGGATACACGGCAAAAAAGGACCTGTAAAAGCTGTGTTTGGCTGGCCAGCCATCCATACCAGGCATAATCCGGACCAGAAAGAGCCCACTCCTAAAGTGGATAACCTGTTTTTGGACTGTGGCGCCCGTTCTAAAAAAGAAGTGGAAGAACTGGGTATTCATGTAGGCGCCGTTGTGACATATCAGGATGGTTTTGATGAACTGGCAAATGACTATCTGATCGGTCGGGCTTTTGACAACCGTATCGGTGGCTTTATGATTGCACAGGTTGCTCGACAGCTCAAAGAAAATAAGAAGAAATTGCCTTTTGGACTATATATCGTCAATGCTGTCCAGGAAGAAATCGGCTTACGCGGAGCAGAAATGATTGCCAGGAGGATTAAACCGGATGTAGCGTTTATTACGGATGTTACGCACGACACGCAGACACCTTTTATCAATAAAAATATTGAGGGGGACACCGCTTGTGGAAAGGGGCCTGCATTGACATATGGTCCTGCTGTGCAGAATAAACTTTTGCAGTTTGTACAGGATGTTGCAGAAAAAAATAAGATAGATGTACAACTAAGGGTGACCAGTCGAAGTACAGGAACAGATACGGATAGTTTTGCCTATGCCAATGATGGCTGCCCGTCTGTTTTGATTTCTATACCCTTACGATATATGCATACCACCGTTGAAATGCTCCACCGTTCAGACATTGAATCTACCATTGAACTCATGTATCAGTCATTAGCCGCATTGACGCCCAAGACCAATTTGAGTTACTTTTCTAATTAGGAGGTTGATGTAAATTATCAAAAAGGTTGCTTTTACCGAAATTTTCGGCAAGAGCAACCTTTTTGATATTATGAATTACCTGGTAGCAAACCAAGCGATATGCTATGGATGTCGTTCCATAATTTTTACTTCATATAATCCGTTGAAGAGATATTGCTTTCCTGAAGGATAGGCCGTGCAGAGAAAACGGGTACGCAACTTTTTTTCCATTTTATAGATCTTATTATCTCTGGTCACAAACCATTGGCCTGGTTGTACCTCCTCCACTAAGTGAAGCCCAATGGCGTCATTGTCGTATTTTTTGAGTACCCGCATCAGCCCCGGTTCGGAACAACTGCTGGCACCGAGATTATGGAGGGACCTGTTTAGCTCTTGAGCTATATCTTCCGGGAATACTTTCTTTTGCAGGAACACCTTCAGAATACCCGCATAATTATCTTTCCATTCTCTGCCGTGCGGCTGAACTCTGTGGCGGTGCGCCTCAAAAGTGACCAGGTGGGCGAGCTCATGCAGTAACGTTATCAAAAATCCGTAGGGGTTGAGATTGCCGTTTACTGAAATCCTGTGATTTTGCTCTCCATGGGCATTCCGATAGTCTCCCAGAATGCTGCGCCTGGCTCTGGTGATTGTTAATTTCACCCTATACTTTTGCAAATAAGCGACTACGTCCTCAAATGTTTTTTCGGGGAGGTAGTTGTTGAGTTCTGATAAGGGATGGCGTTGTGATTTAGCCATAAATAAGAACGAGATACTTGATTTATTGCGTGTTAGATTTGTTTTTGTTCATTCGGTAAGCGGCACTCACTTCCATGATCGCATAAAGAATATATAACACAAGAGAAATAATGATGGCGGGGACATTCCTTTCTTCTTTTGCTGTAAATACATAGATGAGAGCGGCTGCTACCAGAACAAAGAATTTCAGGACGGTCATGCCCATAATAGATCGAATAAATACGTTGGGATTCTTATTCTCTAATGCTTTTGCATGGCGATAAGAACCCAGAAGGGCCAGTAAAAAGAGAATCAAATTGGCTATAACAACTACATATACGTCCACAAAAAAACTCAGGTGGATTGAGCCATTCCTGTAAAAAAGGCATGCTGTATTGATTATCAGGAATAAAAGGAGTAAATTGATATAATTCCGCTGTAGCCTAAATTTCTTCATGTTTTTAGTTTGAACTGCGAAAATAACGAATAATTCGGGGTATAATCGTCAGGAACGACTCCCTATTAATTTTTAGAAATATTATTGTTATTTTATTTTACCTCAGCCCGGATTAAATGCCTGTTAATCCAGACTATGACTTGCAAATAAATATAAAACCGATTTTTTGCGGACAGAGGGTGGCCTCCAGCGGGTGTACATCAAGATTTTTTGTCTGAATCCCGGTCTTGTTTTGTTTTAGAAAAATCTTTGACCAGCTTAACCAGCATATATACGAGCAATATTGTCGGTAAAACCCATATAAGCAACGGAATGGGTAGGTCAAGTGCGTTGTCGGCCCAGTAGCCCAAGTACAACCCAATACCAATCGTGGCCATAAGCTGGATGCCGTAGCTCAAATAACGCATCCAGTTGCGATTATTTCTATTAGAAGTGTTTGGACTTTTGGAAGTGATCATTTCTAAAAATACAAAAAAATTGGGAATTATTTACGAACAATATTCTAAATTAATTAGTATTTTTGATATTTAATGAATAAAAAATTTATATTATGGAGGGCGAATTTGCCAAAAAAGGTGTTTATCAAAAGGGGCAGGGTGCCCAATCAAGTCCTCATAACCGATTCCTGCAAAACAGTTACGGTAAATTCGAGATAGAAGGTATTGATGAATGGGAACAAGTTGAACAAAGCCGCCCTACTCAGTTTATATTTGGCAATGCAAAAACTATTGTCAATAAAGTGAGTAGTGGAGATGTTGGCATGCAGTTTTCCCTCAATCCTTATCAAGGGTGTGAACACGGATGCATATACTGTTATGCACGAAATTCACATGAATATTGGGGCTTTAGTGCAGGAATAGATTTTGAGAGAAACATTATCGTCAAAAAAAATACGCCTCAACTTTTTCAGTCTTTTCTGCAAAAGAAGACTTGGGTGCCGAGCCCTATTTCGCTTTCAGGAAATACCGACTGTTATCAACCGGCTGAAAGAAAGTTTAGACTGACCCGGAAGGTTCTGGAAATAGCCTTGGATTACCGGCAGCCCATTAGTATGATTACCAAAAACGCCCTTATTATACGCGATCTGGATTTATTAAAGGAAATGGCTTCGATGAATCTTTGCTGCGTATTTGTATCCATTAACAGTCTTAATGAGTCGCTTCGCCAAAAATTGGAGCCGAGAACAACTACAGCTACACAGCGACTTAAGATCATAGAACAACTGTCCGGTGCCGGAGTTCCGGTAGGCATTATGGAAGCTCCCATTATTCCGGGGCTAAATGATACAGAGATTCCCCAGGTACTAAAAACGGTGGCTTCGGCCGGTGCTAAATGGGCTGGCTTCACTGTTGTCCGGCTGAATGGTCAAATCGGCGGTATCTTTAAGGACTGGTTGCATAAAACATTTCCTGACAGAGCCGATAAGGTTTGGCATAGCATAGAAGCCTGCCATCAAGGTAGAGTCAATGATAGTGAATTTGGTCGCAGAATGCGGGGAGAAGGGCACCTTGCTGAGCTGATCAGGCAGACTTTTAAGCTGCATACCCGGCTTAATCGCCTGAATATGGAATCTCTGGAATTGGACTGTTCATTGTTTAGAAGGCCCGGAGAAGGCCGGCAACTGTCTTTGTTTGATTAATGAATGCTTTCATTGTAAAATCGGTCTGCCTGACCTGTCGTATACTTTTTCGCCGCCAACAAATGTCATTAATATTCTGGTTCTCAGTATGTCTTTCATTTCTGCCTGCATAAGGTCTTTGTCGGTGACGACAAAATCGGCCCATTTACCCACTTCAATACTCCCCTTCTCTTTATCTTCGAAGCTGGCCTTTGCGGCCCAAATGGTTATCCCTTTTAACGCTTCTTGTCTGGTAAGGGCATTTTCCATTTGGAACCCTTTTTTTGGCAAACCGCTGGCATCTCTGCGAAAAACAGCTGCGTAAAAGGTCTTAACAGGCGAAATATCTTCTACCGGGAAGTCAGTCCCCAAAGGGATAAATCCGTTTTGCCCCAAAAGCTCTTTATTGATATAGGCATTCTTGATTCTTTCAGGCCCTAACCGCTGCTCAGCCCAGTACATGTCAGAAGTAGCATGAGTCGGTTGTACGGAAGGGATAATCTTATAGTCCTTAAAATAGTGCAAGTCTTCTGGCGCTACAATTTGTGCATGTTCTATCCGCCAGCGCCGGTCATTCGGGCCTTTAAGATACTTGGCATAGACTTTTAGTATGGTACGAACAGCAGAGTCACCAATGGCGTGCGTTGCGATCTGAAAATTATGTTTATAAATAAACTGTGTAACAGAATCATAATGTCTGAGGGGACTCAGCAAAAAACCGTAATCAGTAGAGTCATCTGCATATGGCTGCAACAGGCAGGCACCTCTGGATCCCAGAGCGCCGTCTGCAAACACTTTGAAACCCGGTATGTGCAGTCTATCTGTTTTTATCTTTCCGTGCTTCAATAAAAAATCGAAATTAGATTTTTTGTCGCTGAGCAAAACATAGAGCCTTATTTTGAGTGCCCCTGTATTTTGCAGGCTATCTAACAAAGGAATCAATAGGGAATCTTCTGCCATGTCTTCTATACTCGTAAGTCCAGCAGCAAAACAGTTTTGTTCCGCCGCCTGTAATGCTTGGGTCGCTTCTTTAACAGTCGGCATGGGAATCTGATTATATACCAGGCTAGTGGCATTATCTATCAGTACACCAGTCAGCATACTGTCTTTGGACAGGATCTGTCCACCAGCAATGCTGTCTCCGGGTTGAATCCCTGCGCGGTCCAGTGCTTTCTGATTGGCGATCACTGCGTGGCCATCAATGCGGGACAATAAAACCGGATTATCTGGAAATAACGAATCTAAACCCGATTTTTCAGGGAATTCCTTTACTGCCCAGTCATTTTGGTCCCATCCTGCGCCAATGATCCAGCCCGTGTCGTTTGCAGCTCTCTTGTTTTTGTAATCGAGAAGTTTTTTTAAAATGGCATTCCAGCTTTTAGTGCCCTCTAAATTTACCTGCTTAAGGTTTTGCCCATAGGCCAGAAAATGGGCGTGTGCATCAATAAAGCCGGGATAGATAAATTTCCCCTGGGCATTTATGTTTTTAGCGCCTACATATGCATGCTGGAGCTCTTTGCTGTCGCCCACGGCCAGGATCTTACCATCTTTAATAGCAATAGCAGATACTTTGGAAAAATTGCTGTCAACGGTATATATGGTGGCATTATAAATTAGTAAATCTACCGATGTCTTGGTATGACAGGAAGCCAATAGGCCAAAGAAAAATAAAGTCAAGAGAAAGCGCATAAAAGTCTGATTTAGGAAACCTTGGTATGATGTTCCGGGTCTAATATACCAAAGATTCTCCGATCTTCCATGAATAAAACCCTAAAATAGACTGGCAGGCTGCCGTACACCTCATGGAATTGTTATAGGCAGGCCAATTAAGTCCAATATATCTACCTTGCGGAGTGTACATCTGGTCGGGTGAGATGCTTTCAGATTGGTATAATTCATACTGTCGGGATATGTTAATTGTTGCCAAGTTCCCAAAAATGGTCCTTAAAATCGTCACCTACAGCCGGCCCGTTCTTAATGGCGGCGGCAACGGCTTCCAGCTGTACCTGTGTAAGGCTTTCCTCCAGATAAGGGAATAGTTGCCTTTCTTCAAAGCGAACATGGCGATCAACGATTTCAGCCAGGGATTCAAGATCAGCATAGCCCACCCTAGGGGGCGCTGCTTTTATAGTCGCAATCATAGAGAGAATGTGACGGTGTTCGTCTAATGCCTGTTGTACAAAAGGGCTGTCGCTATAAATAAACAGAGAGGTCTCCTCTTCTTTAAAATGGGGAATCAACATATGTTGTTCAAAATACCGGATATAATCAATCATGCGACCCACTTCTACCCCATGGCTGATACCTTGGCGAAGCTTCCAGCCAAATAGCAGACTGTAATGATGTTCCCTGGAAAGCGGTTTAAGGTATTCACTCCTTTTAATGGGTGCCATAACTTTACTTTTTAAGGGTGGACATGAGGACTTCTTTTAAGACAACAGCATCGTTATGCGCCTCATCTCTCGCGCCGTAGACTAATGTGACCAAAGGATGTCTTTGAACAGTTTCCAGCAAAGAAGCCATCGTGACTTTGTTGTTTTTTAATTCCTGTTTGTATTTTTTCTTGAATTCCGGCCATTTATCGACTTCATGATTGAACCATTTTCGTAGCTCACTTGAAGGGGCAATTTCCTTGCACCAGTCATTTATATTTGCTTCTTCTTTTTTGATACCTCTGGGCCATAGTCTGTCAACTAATATACGCCAGCCATCCTTGTCGGAGGCTGGGATATAGGCCCGTTTTATCTGAATATTTGGAGTAGACATGATTATGAGTATGGATCTGTTCGCAATTAAAGTTACGAAAGTTCACCAATATATCATTCACCGTTTGGGATTTTAACTTACTACCGCGGGTTCCAGCTCAATGGCTTTTGGAAACAAAATATTGTTCTCGATATGAATGTGTTGATGAAGATCTTTTTCGAAGTCATGTAATAGCTGGAATGTCAGACGATAAGTATTGCAGGCATCTTCGGGCGCTATATAATCGTTACAAAGAGACCGGATTTTAGCTGAGCGCTCCCCTTCAGCTTCGTGGTCCGCTAACATGGCATTGACAGGATTGGCGATGCTACCGAAAGGTGGCGGAGCGGCTTTTGCACCACTTAGGGAGGCTATTGTTATTTTGCGTATGAACGGGAAAAGCATCAATTCTTCCTTTTTCATGTGCATCGCCAGTTCTCCAGCCGTCTGTTGGAATATAGATCTGATCTCTTCCAGTTCAGGGTGACGCATGCCATGAACCTGAACGATTTTATCGAGATAGTTTTTGATCACGGGTGTCTGCCTGGTGACATACCGGTGGTGCATTTTTTCCACGTAATCTGCCATAAGATCCAAAGGCCAGTCTTTCAGACTTGTCGGTACCCGCGTACTTTCATCCTTGTTACTGTTTGTCCCGCCCAGTACGTGCTGTAGCTCAGTTGTTATCTTTTCCATATCCAGGTTTGCAGCCTGGCAGACTTCTGCGAGGCTACGGGAGCCATGGCAGCAAAAGTCCAGTTGGTATTTCTCCAGAATGACAGCCGTTTGATAACTTTCGGCAACAATATCTCCCAGTGTAGTTTGCTTATTTATTTGCATGATTTAATTTTTGATGCTTTTTGACTAAATAGATACCTAGTAGAACCAGCATAATGAGTTTTACGACTTCCATAGAGACATAAATAATATGCAGGGCAGGCTGACTATCTATACCGCCAGCGATGATCTGGTCAGCGATCCGGTCCAGTGCCGGTAGCCCCCAGAAGGTTTCCAGGATTGTCATCAAAGCGGCGATGATAAACAATAAATTTCGATAACTGTATATTTTCTGTGGAACGAAAAATAAGTTGGCTGCGGTAATAATAATGAGCGCCCACTCTACTTTATTTAAAGCTCCAAAAACCAGTTTCCCGATTCCCAGACCAATTGAAATCGTAACACCGGGTGCTCGGAATTTCAGCCATGCTTCCATGAAACTGATAGCCAATAGAAATCCCAACCATAAAAAAATAGCAGGTAATGCGTATGGATAACGCTCTTGCGCGTTTGCGTTCATCTTAATATTGTTCTAAAAGTTGTCTAGAGTAAAAGATCTTTTTGTCTTTTCATTAAGTTAAAATAAAGGTCTGGCCTGGTTATTCTTATAATATTGGATCTTGAAATTGAACATTTCTGCCATTTTATTGGCGCGCCACCTGGCTTCCGTAGCTTTGTCTCCGGTGAAGTGTTCATCAATAGTTTGATTGAATAGTTCCAGCCATTTCTCAAAATGGTGCCAGTCTACCGGCAGGTTTGCATGTGGTGGAAAAGGGCTCCCAAAATACGTATGATCCTCTAAAAGTACTGTCTGCCAGAACCGATACATCTTTTCCAGATGCTCTGGCCATTTGTCCCGGATGATCCCGTCGAAAATGGGGCCGATCAAAGGGTCTTTACGGACTTTATCATAGAAGTTATCGACTAATACCTTGCAATCCTCTAGTGTAAGTATATCTTTTTTATGTTCCATAATACTATTGTGGCCTCAAATGTAAGTAAGAAATTAAATAATACATCGCCCAACCAAAAAAACCAATGATGATCATCCAGACCCAAGAGGGAATGCTTCTCGGGGACTCGCTGCCGACAATATGAAAATTCTGCGAATTTCCTTTACCGTAAGCATTGATCATGAGTGGAAGTACGCCGTCTACAATAGCGTTTTCCTTGATGCCCTCAATGGCAATTGCGGGTCCGTTCTGTACTTCAAACGGTATCAGGCGGATCCCTTCCCTTCCATCCGGGTCCCGGCTTATAATTTTAAGTGTGTGTTTGCCATCCACTAGTTTCGTCGTATCGAGCTCAAAATTCACCGGCGAAATAAAGTCAGCGACCGGTTTAGGCTCATCATCGACGAAAATGAGCACACTGCTTCTGGCTT containing:
- a CDS encoding hemerythrin domain-containing protein, whose amino-acid sequence is MAPIKRSEYLKPLSREHHYSLLFGWKLRQGISHGVEVGRMIDYIRYFEQHMLIPHFKEEETSLFIYSDSPFVQQALDEHRHILSMIATIKAAPPRVGYADLESLAEIVDRHVRFEERQLFPYLEESLTQVQLEAVAAAIKNGPAVGDDFKDHFWELGNN
- a CDS encoding cytochrome C, whose protein sequence is MEMILNKTGATEARSSVLIFVDDEPKPVADFISPVNFELDTTKLVDGKHTLKIISRDPDGREGIRLIPFEVQNGPAIAIEGIKENAIVDGVLPLMINAYGKGNSQNFHIVGSESPRSIPSWVWMIIIGFFGWAMYYLISYLHLRPQ
- a CDS encoding DUF488 domain-containing protein, coding for MSTPNIQIKRAYIPASDKDGWRILVDRLWPRGIKKEEANINDWCKEIAPSSELRKWFNHEVDKWPEFKKKYKQELKNNKVTMASLLETVQRHPLVTLVYGARDEAHNDAVVLKEVLMSTLKK
- a CDS encoding SprT-like domain-containing protein, with the protein product MAKSQRHPLSELNNYLPEKTFEDVVAYLQKYRVKLTITRARRSILGDYRNAHGEQNHRISVNGNLNPYGFLITLLHELAHLVTFEAHRHRVQPHGREWKDNYAGILKVFLQKKVFPEDIAQELNRSLHNLGASSCSEPGLMRVLKKYDNDAIGLHLVEEVQPGQWFVTRDNKIYKMEKKLRTRFLCTAYPSGKQYLFNGLYEVKIMERHP
- the ric gene encoding iron-sulfur cluster repair di-iron protein is translated as MQINKQTTLGDIVAESYQTAVILEKYQLDFCCHGSRSLAEVCQAANLDMEKITTELQHVLGGTNSNKDESTRVPTSLKDWPLDLMADYVEKMHHRYVTRQTPVIKNYLDKIVQVHGMRHPELEEIRSIFQQTAGELAMHMKKEELMLFPFIRKITIASLSGAKAAPPPFGSIANPVNAMLADHEAEGERSAKIRSLCNDYIAPEDACNTYRLTFQLLHDFEKDLHQHIHIENNILFPKAIELEPAVVS
- a CDS encoding UbiA prenyltransferase family protein produces the protein MRKKITEFVFFGNYFYALCTVALSMEASLQQGVPLNTPAYYVLLVAGTIVYYTYAYMGELHLFNAFSKKIGLPRTAATTNSYYNRRTHWYTRNYRTITITQFVYTLIAITAALYLAIKEFHEIFSLHADEWLMLLLVPMVAFFYYGNDYFPFIKINLRNSGWLKPFIIGFVWAGAVTIYPVMFYKWQINQHYEISVMSIWLLIKNWMYISVLCIMFDIKDYADDYNRHLKTFVVRVGLRRTIFSILLPLIAIGLMALWGFASNQHFDGPRTLINTLPFIALLSVAYSMHKRKPILFYLIVIDGLMLLKGICGVIGYLLFP
- a CDS encoding M42 family metallopeptidase, producing MAKSKKQKEHPQKVGKKDWEFLTGYINNASPVGFEHSGQNIWLDYIKPYVDTVFTDPYGTAVGVINPEHPFKVVIEAHADEISWFVNYITDQGFIYLKRNGGVDHQIAPAMRVWIHGKKGPVKAVFGWPAIHTRHNPDQKEPTPKVDNLFLDCGARSKKEVEELGIHVGAVVTYQDGFDELANDYLIGRAFDNRIGGFMIAQVARQLKENKKKLPFGLYIVNAVQEEIGLRGAEMIARRIKPDVAFITDVTHDTQTPFINKNIEGDTACGKGPALTYGPAVQNKLLQFVQDVAEKNKIDVQLRVTSRSTGTDTDSFAYANDGCPSVLISIPLRYMHTTVEMLHRSDIESTIELMYQSLAALTPKTNLSYFSN
- a CDS encoding PA0069 family radical SAM protein, with amino-acid sequence MEGEFAKKGVYQKGQGAQSSPHNRFLQNSYGKFEIEGIDEWEQVEQSRPTQFIFGNAKTIVNKVSSGDVGMQFSLNPYQGCEHGCIYCYARNSHEYWGFSAGIDFERNIIVKKNTPQLFQSFLQKKTWVPSPISLSGNTDCYQPAERKFRLTRKVLEIALDYRQPISMITKNALIIRDLDLLKEMASMNLCCVFVSINSLNESLRQKLEPRTTTATQRLKIIEQLSGAGVPVGIMEAPIIPGLNDTEIPQVLKTVASAGAKWAGFTVVRLNGQIGGIFKDWLHKTFPDRADKVWHSIEACHQGRVNDSEFGRRMRGEGHLAELIRQTFKLHTRLNRLNMESLELDCSLFRRPGEGRQLSLFD
- a CDS encoding group III truncated hemoglobin, translating into MEHKKDILTLEDCKVLVDNFYDKVRKDPLIGPIFDGIIRDKWPEHLEKMYRFWQTVLLEDHTYFGSPFPPHANLPVDWHHFEKWLELFNQTIDEHFTGDKATEARWRANKMAEMFNFKIQYYKNNQARPLF
- a CDS encoding amidohydrolase: MRFLLTLFFFGLLASCHTKTSVDLLIYNATIYTVDSNFSKVSAIAIKDGKILAVGDSKELQHAYVGAKNINAQGKFIYPGFIDAHAHFLAYGQNLKQVNLEGTKSWNAILKKLLDYKNKRAANDTGWIIGAGWDQNDWAVKEFPEKSGLDSLFPDNPVLLSRIDGHAVIANQKALDRAGIQPGDSIAGGQILSKDSMLTGVLIDNATSLVYNQIPMPTVKEATQALQAAEQNCFAAGLTSIEDMAEDSLLIPLLDSLQNTGALKIRLYVLLSDKKSNFDFLLKHGKIKTDRLHIPGFKVFADGALGSRGACLLQPYADDSTDYGFLLSPLRHYDSVTQFIYKHNFQIATHAIGDSAVRTILKVYAKYLKGPNDRRWRIEHAQIVAPEDLHYFKDYKIIPSVQPTHATSDMYWAEQRLGPERIKNAYINKELLGQNGFIPLGTDFPVEDISPVKTFYAAVFRRDASGLPKKGFQMENALTRQEALKGITIWAAKASFEDKEKGSIEVGKWADFVVTDKDLMQAEMKDILRTRILMTFVGGEKVYDRSGRPILQ